A segment of the uncultured Desulfobulbus sp. genome:
CGACAGCTGCTATCGGCTGCTGGGGATGGTTTTGCTCGCGAAAAAGCGGGGCGACCCAGTCAATACAAACTGTTCCTGATGGTGAGAGGTAGAATGCCGTGCGCTCGATGGTGCCCTTATTCAGAGTTTGCTGGATTTTGTGGGCCGTGACCTCTGTGGCAGCCTGTTTTGAGCCGGTGCTGAGCAAGAGCTGTCCTTGGCTGTCAAAGAGCTGTACAGAACTGTAGTCATACGCCTTGAGCATGAGCTCCATGCGTGAGAGGAGAAGGCTTTTGTATTTGAGAGTATCCGGCTGGAGAAGATACTGCTCGAGCCGAGCGGAGAGATCTTTTGATGCACTCCAGATATGCGCATCTCCCTGGCGTTCATGTATCCAGTGCAGCAGGGCTTTGGAAGTAGTCTCGGTCAGATTTTTCAGGTTGAGGGCAGTGTTCTTTTCTTCTTTGGAGATTTCGGTGCGGTAGTAGAGGGAGGAGCTCAGAGCAAGCAGGCACAAGAAGACGATTGTAAAGAGTGCATATCGCTTGTTCATGCGTTTGGTTCCCCTGACTTGATCAATGGATTCTTGTGAGTACCCATCTTGGGAAATCAAGCTGGATACGCTCGCAAGGAATACGAAACAATAGGCGCCACAATCAGCTTATCATAGGAACCCTTGGGGAAAAAAGAAGAATTCCCAGGTTGTGAAGAATCGAGGAGCGAGGGGTAACGTAATGCAATATCTACTTGTCGTAAAAAGGCTTTATCTATGTGAAAACAAGAAAATCTTGAGTTTGTATGAAATTACATTGCATAATAGTACAAGATGAATACAGCAAGCGTTGTTTCATTGACTTGTTCTGTTTGCTATTTTTTTCTCCTTTGAAGAGCTTCTAATATACCATGTCTTCTGTGGAAAATTGCGTCCGCGTTTTATATACAAGGTTCTCGGCTCCACTCCCCGCAAATCTTGAAAATTCCTACCTGGAAGCGATACCACAGGCCTTTCAAGGCAGGATTCTGGCGTTTCGACGGTGGCAAGACAGGCAGGCCTCATTGCTGGGGAAAATGCTTTTGCTCCGATTGTTGCAAACCTATGACCCCGTACGGTTTGGCCGGGAAAAATTAACCAACCTGCAGCAGACCTCCATGGGGAAGCCCTTTCTTCCTGCAGGGCCCGAGTTCAGTATCTCGCATTCTGGAGAAATGGTTGTCGTTGCTTTGGCTCCAGAAGGGAAAATAGGGATCGATATCGAACAAATGGTTGAGCTCAACGTCCAGGATTTACGCGGTTTCGTTCCTGAAATTGATCGATATGACCAAGGGCATGAGGAGGGAATACGCTCATTTTTTTATCATCATTGGACCCAAAGGGAAGCGGTTGCCAAGGCAAGTGGCATGGGGCTGCTTGGACCAATCGAGACCCTCGTTGTAGATGGAGACAAGGCGTTGTATGATGCGACCACCTGGTCTCTACAAAAGATTCCATTGCAGCAGGAGGGGTATGTCAGCCATCTGGCGCTGGACACTCCTCATTATAGTTTTACCCTTGGAAAGGCTGACTTGATGACACTACTTGCACCCGAGATGATGTCTTTGGCACTGGAGAATGGGCGATGAGTTCTTTAGACGAGCGAGTCAAGGCGGAGCAGTGTATTAAAAATTACGTCATTGTCGCCATGGGATTAGGATTTTTCCCCTCTGCCTTGGTGAATACGGTGGCCGTCGTCGCTTTAGAGGTGAAGATGATCGGGGATTTAGCCCGAATCTACGATTTTCCCGTACCCAAAAAACTTGTCATGTACAAGATGCTTATATCGCTGATCAGTAGCCTGGGTGCAGTCTATCTTACCGTGAAATCACGAGTCCTCTTTAAAGGGGTTCCCCTGCTTGGCCATGCCGTCTATGTGGGGACGATGTCAGTGGCCGGAGGTGCTGCCATGTATGCTGTCGGCAAGATATTCCAGGAGCATTATGCCTCAGGCGGGACCTTTCTCAGCAGTGAAAATTCCCTGCTCAAAAAATATTTCCAAGAGAAATATAACGAGGGCAAACCTCTCGTCGCCTCCTTTTCTGCCGGATCGTGATGTCATTTTTTTACAGTTTTTTGTTTTTTCTCAACGGTTTGTTTCTATGCTGAGCGCTGTTTTTGTTGACGTAAAATTCAGGTTCTGTAAGAGAAAGCAGTCCGCCGGACGTTCCATATATTGATACGATTCTCTTGTCGTTCTTTGCAGAACAGCGCTCTTGGTAAGGCAAGGAGACCTTTGGGGCATCCATCCTACAAGGAGCAAAGTTATGTCGCCAGATCAATATTATATTTTTTCAAAAATCCTGGGTGCTTCGCTTGCATTGATGACAGTCTTGGATCCTTCCTGCGTTACAGCAAGTGATGCCGACGAATACAGTGCAATCAGCCAGGTCACCCTTGACGCCTTTGTTGGTAAAACCGGCATATTCGGGGCGACTGCCGGAGTGCAGTTTTCAGACGGCAGTCGCTGGTTTGGTGCCAGCGGTGTCACCGGGCCGGAGAGTGCCAGTGAAGGTGGACGTCACCTTACGGTTGATGATCGTTTTCACATCGGCAGCCAAACCAAGACCTATACCGGAGCGGTGATTCTTAAATACGTTGATGCTGATATCCTGGATCTGGATCAGTCCATTCAAACTTGGCTTCCGGATTTGACGGTCATGAGCAAGGAGCTGCGCGAGCAAGTGACGATTCGCGATTTGATTAGCCAACGTTCCGGAATTGCAGAATATCTCAATGCCCAAGATCCCGGCACCCCCGGTCAAACAATCCTTGATAGTTGGAATGCAGCCAATGGTCGTTATGACCTGAGCCCCAGCCAGTTGGTCGAGGCTGCGCTTACCTTAGGGCCTACCATGACGCCGGGAGACGTCAACACCTATCAATACTCCAATACCAATTTTCTTCTCTTGGGAATGATTGCCGAACGAGCCAGCTGTACCACGGCTGCAGGCTGTCAGAGCTTCAAGCAAATTGTTCAGCAGGAAATTTTGATTCCTCTGGGGCTGAGTGAAACTACGTACCCTACCGGAATCACATATGATGGTGTCCATACCAATGCCACCTGGAATGACTATGGCGCGCTGAGTGACTTTACCTACCCCAGCCCCGCTATTCCGAACACTGCCGGGGCCATGATTTCAACCGTTGGTGATCAGCTGAACTGGTTGATCGAACTCACCACTAACGCCGAGGGGACTCTTTCACCGGCAACCTTTGCCGAACGGCTGCAGTGGACTACAAATCTCGATTCCGGGAATGTGGCCGGAGCAAAGGCCGGATACGGCATGGCCATTTATGGGAGCACCAGCCCCACCACAGGTCAGCCCACTTTAGGGCATGGGGGGGAGATCAGCGGTGTGCAGACCCTGATGTTTCAATTTCCGGAATCCAACCTTTTTATTGTAGGCGATGTCAATACCTTCCTCTCTATTCCCAATGACCGAACCCTTCCGGCGAGCAGGATTACCGATCTCTACTATGGTTTGGAACGCTCGATCATGACTTTGACTGCAGCAACGGTCTATGGCGGATCCTGTGTCGGTGGCTATGACCTCACCTGTAGCGGCACGACAGTTCTCCCTCAAGGGGTAACGGCCTCGGGGGATGTCATAATCGAGGCCTCCGGTAATTACTGGACCAATACTTCGCTGAATTTTTCAGAGCCTATCCCTACCCTTACTGCCTATGGGGAAGACATCACCGCATTGAGCGTAAGCAATGGGACCGTCACAATAAAGGGAAATGCTATTGTGGAATCCATCGGTAACGGTTCCACAGCGCTCCATCTAAGCGGTACCCAAAATACGGTGGCTATCAGCGGGCAATTAAACGCGACCGGATACGGGACAACGGCCCTTGATGGCAGTAGCATCTCCGATGATACGGTTGTCATCCAGCCGACAGGTTCGGTTACAGGCAAGATTGCGCTTACCAATGGCTCTGATCAAATAATCGCCAACGGCACTGTCACGGGGGATGTGCTCTTGGGGCCCAATGCCACTTTGTGCGGTTCCGGTAAAATTTTGGGCCTGCTGACCGGTGGCACGGTAGCTCCAGGAAATTCCATCGGCCTGCTAACAGTCAGTTCATACAATGGCTTTGACTCGACTCTGCAGATGGAAATAAATGGTGATGCAGTTGCCAGCGATTTATTGAAGGTGGTGGAACAGCAATCCGAGGGGATTCCAGTCGTTGATACGGGGACAGCGTATCTGGGGGGAGCGATTCTAGAGCTTTCCGGAACCCGCCCCGCAGTGGATAGCCGTTTCCTGTTGCTGGATGCCGATAACAGTCTTTCCGGAAGTTTTAGCACCATCTTGGATAAGGACCAGCTCCTCCAGGCAACAGGTCGTATTTCCGGAGCGCTTTTGACAGGAACAAAGTCCGTGGTTGCTTCCTGGTCCAGTCCGGCGCCTTTTGATGCAGCTATAGATATGCAATACCTCACAAGCCTTGATCGGGCCGACCACAACCTCCAGCGGATGAACCATACCAATACGGGATTGATCGAAAGAAAAGGGATAACCCCTTTTGCCATGCTCCTGGGGAATTATGCCAATTTTTCCACTGAGGATTCGGTCAGTGGCTACACGATAAAGAGCGAAGGGCTGATGCTGGGGGTTGATGTTCCCATTGGTCAAGATATGTTCATCGGGATGAATTTTTCTTCGATAATCGGGGCCGCCAAGGTGGATGTGGATGGGGAAGAACAGGAAAGCTCGGTGCAGAGTCTTGGCCTTTACGGTGCACTTAAAGCTGGTTCCTACACTATTGGGGCCGACTTCAGCATTGGCTATGGAGACATTGATTACAGCAATAAGGTGACCATTGGTCAGGACCTTGCAACAGCCAAAGGTACATATGACGTCCTGCCACTCACCCTCGGGCTGAGCATGAGCCGAGCTTTCAAAGGGGACGCCTGGACCACCGATATCACGGGTGATTTAATTTATATGTCGGGGAAGACAAAAGGATTTACGGAAACGGGCATTGCGGAGAATGCAGCATTCACTTTTGAGGAATACACCTGTGAACGGTTGCGCGCCGGGGTGACGGCAACGCTTTCCAGAAATATGCCGATCGCGCAATGGTACCCCTGGATGTCACTGGGGGTGTTTCAGCATTTTGACCTTCATTCGCCGGGTATCCAGTATCATTTGGAAAATGGTGCAGCAGCACGGCTCGACATCCGTGATGTCAATGGATTTGAGCCGCGACTGGCCGTTGGCTTTCGCCATCAGTTGCAGAATAAGGTGAATATGAATTTCAGTATTGACGGGAGCTTGCGTGACGACACTGTTGCAACGAGGATGATGCTGTGGTTGAGTGTTCCTTTAGGAGATGAATGATATTCTATATTCAGCGTAGGTAAACGAGACCCTTATTCAAGATTTCCTTAAGACACGGTCTATGTATATTCCATCCTCAGAAAGAGTTGTTGAACAGCACACCATTGATCTGATCTGTCTGCCCTATGCTGGCGGTAACAGCTGTCTTTTGTTTCGGCAGTGGCAACGAAGTGCGGAAAAGGGCCTGCGTATTCATCCGGTTGCCCTGCCCGGACGTGACAGGTATTTTCATCTGGCGCCACTTGCCGACATGCCATCCATGCTTAACTGGCTTGATCGGGAAGTAACCCCTCTGCTTACCGGTGATTTTGCCTTGTTTGGCCATTCCATGGGGGCTGTCGTTGCCTATGCCTACGCCTTGAATCTGCAAGCGGCAAACAGGACTGGGCCCCGCCATCTTTTTGTATCCGCCTCAACCCCACCTTCGACGCCGCGTACGCACCAGCTTCATAAAAAAACTTCGGAGCAGATGCGTCAGTATCTCAAGGAGTACGATCCCAAGGGCTACTGTTTTGATGAACATCCGGAGTTGTGGGAGGTCTTTGAACCGGTTTTGCGGGCGGATTTCCAGTTGGTGGAAACCTATGTACCTCCCGTGGGGGAGAGAACCATTGATTGTCCGATTACCGCCCTATGCGGGACAAGAGACACGGTCGTTGATGCAACGACGATGGCGGGCTGGCGTTCTCACACCTCAGGAGCTTTTGCGGCTATTTCGATGGAGGGGGGGCATCTTTTTCTCCGTGACAACCCGTTGGCGGTTTTTGATTGTGTGAGCAAGCGGTTACCTCGTACGTTGTAAGTACCTCTTTTTCTTCACCGCATTTCTTGGCTGCCCTCCCCTCTGAGGTTGGCTCTGCCAGGTAGGCTGGCAGAGCCGGTAGCGCTTTCTTTTGCCGCTTATGGGATAGACGGCTGTCAGCCAGAGATTCCCAGGCTCGCGGCAAGCATATCCATGTCGATCTCCTCGTTTTCATGAGGGAGTTCCCGGGCTGTATGCAATTCCTGGCAAAAAGTATCTACAAAGTTTTTTGCCGCTTCCTTCTCCATTGCACCGTAATCAATCGTTACCGAGATAAACATGCCATCATCTTCAAAATGGGCGAGAATGGCGATGGGGTGTTGTGGTGTGGCTGCTGAGGAGTGTGGTTCCCCCAGTCCATTCCAATCCACGGTAAATGGAGTATTAACCTGCTTGTTCTGGGGAGTGGTTGGGCTATTGAGTTGCCCCAAAAAATTGAGAGCAATTGGAGCTACGGCGGAACGTAACTCCGGATGATCGGAACGCATCCAGGCAAGCAATCCAAAACCAATACCATTGCGGGGAAGATCTGCCATCGGGTCATGGAAGTGACCTGCCGGCACCCAAACGGGAACGATCTGGGTAAACCAACCCACGGTTCGTTCGCAGGGGGGAATGGTTGTTGGCAGTTCACGTCCATTGGTCTCGACGGCAATGGGAGCTCCCGGCCAGCCAAAGGCTTCGGCAGCAGCCGAACCTATCGCCCGTAGGAGAAAGGCCTGCGGTCCACCCGACACGGTCTCCGCCGATTTGAGCAGCGCACTGGTTGCTGTTGGATCAAGGTCAAGACGATGCATTCGGACCTGGCTGTCGCCATTTTTGGCACGGGGAAGGGGGCAAATGGCGATGCTGCGCGTAATTTCCCGCCAATAGGGAAGTTCCGTGGTGGTCACGGGCGACTCTGCCTCGCGGGCAAGGGCTGCGATGATTTCCCCATAGGGGGCTGTGCGTGGGGGCAGGGAACAATCGGGGTTATTGAGAATCTTTTCCAGATCGGAGAGGAGAATAGTCCAGGACAGGATATCCATCACCATATGGTGTGCCACCAGCAGGAGGCTATTTCCATCGTCACGTGAGAAATGCAGCCCGCGAAAGAGAGGGGGACGCATCAGGTCGAATCCTCTGTGGGTGGCATTGGCCAGGCGTACCAACTCGTTATCGGCAGTCGAACTATCTTGTCCCCTGAGATCATGGAAAGAAACAACCGCAGCCGCGAGTTTCTCAGGTATTTCAAAAAAAGGAGTCTCGGTGCCCGGTTGCAGGTATCCGCGTAGGACATCGTGTTGCTCCAGCAGCCGGTCAACCGCAGCTGTGAGCGTGTCCTCTGAGACCGGATTTGTGAGTCTGAGGAGAATAGATTGATTGAAATGGTTACCTATAGGTAAACCATAGTGATGCAGGAACCACTGCTGGATGGGAGCAAGGTTGGCAGGCCCACTCCATGAGCTGTAGCCTGTAGTCTTTGTCGTACGAGCGATTCGGGCAAGTTCCCCTATGCTCTGATAGCGAAAAATCTCAGCCACGGTAAGGCGAATACCCAGGTCTTGCAGGCGGGCAACCGCTTTAATGGCTGCGATGGAATCACCGCCGCTGGCAAAGAATGAGGTGTCCGCGTCAATCTGCTCCAGATGCAGCAGCTCCCGAAACACGGAGCCAATCACTTCAGCCGTTCCCTCGAGGGGGGGAGAGCATTCAAGCGATCTGTTGGAAATTGCAGGAAGGAGCAATGAGGGGAGCTCAGCAAAGGCTATTTTCCTGTTGACGGTGAGTGGGATTGTTTCAATTTCACGGAGCAGATGCGGTGTGGCGAAGCGGGGTAAATGACTGGCCGCGTAGCTGCGAACATCGTCAAGGAAGGTGTCTGCTATCTGATTTGAGGTGCCGTCCCCGGCGAAGAGATGGCAATGCAAGGGCGTTGTCCTAAAGGTCTCGCTGACATGAGGCAGCTCTACCCGGCAAGTATGCATGCTTCCGTCGTCAGTCTGCAGGGTGCAGTCAATCCTATAATCCTGGTGGCGTCCGTCACGTCCTGGAAAACGGCTGACGCTCCCCCGCAGGCGATCGCCTTTGGTGACGGCAAGGCCATTTGGAGAAAAAGCTGCGTACACCGGAAGCCAACTGGAGGAACCCGTTAAAATATCAATGTCTCGATTTGCGCCCACATCCAGTGTCAGCCAGAGTAAAAAGCCCGTGACTCTGCCGTTGCGCTGGATGGTTAACTCAATTTCATGTTCACTGGCCAGCGCCATCTCCTGGGTGAAGTCCAGGTGTTCAAAGATATCGCTGGAGGAGAGAATGCTGTTGCGGTCAAGATGACGGACGCAGAGACGCAGATCAAAGGGGCGACCGACCTGGGCGAAGATACGGTTGATGTACTCTTGGGCAAGTGGGGTAAAACCTGAATCCAGCGCGGACAGCGGGAGTTCAACGGCAGCTATCTTGGTCAGGCTGGTGCGTGGGAGGATATGTTCAGGAGCGGCAAGCTGGTGGCGGATACCATTGATGATAGCGGCCGCCCCCTCTGAGCCACCGATGGCCCCAACGATCTCGGAGATGCACCAGTCGACCTTTTCGGGAAGCGCGGTTTCCACCGCATCACCGGTGAGAATGGTGATACGATCTTGGAGATGATGAGCGGCGACACAGTTGCGCGCATGTTGAGCCACCTCTGGGTTGATCTCCACGGCGTACACATGATGCGCGCCTGCTTCGATTGCCAGGCGTGAGAGTATGGCAAAGGGGCCTGGTCCGATCTCAAGAACTGTGGCTCCGGGGAGATAACGGCGAAACCCTTCCAGGTAGCGGGCGTTGCGGATGTTATCTGTGGCCATGGCACCATAGACCACCTCATCATAGACGAAAAATTCCGCCACGGAGGGCCAGAGCGAGACC
Coding sequences within it:
- a CDS encoding 4'-phosphopantetheinyl transferase superfamily protein, whose translation is MLRLLQTYDPVRFGREKLTNLQQTSMGKPFLPAGPEFSISHSGEMVVVALAPEGKIGIDIEQMVELNVQDLRGFVPEIDRYDQGHEEGIRSFFYHHWTQREAVAKASGMGLLGPIETLVVDGDKALYDATTWSLQKIPLQQEGYVSHLALDTPHYSFTLGKADLMTLLAPEMMSLALENGR
- a CDS encoding DUF697 domain-containing protein, which produces MSSLDERVKAEQCIKNYVIVAMGLGFFPSALVNTVAVVALEVKMIGDLARIYDFPVPKKLVMYKMLISLISSLGAVYLTVKSRVLFKGVPLLGHAVYVGTMSVAGGAAMYAVGKIFQEHYASGGTFLSSENSLLKKYFQEKYNEGKPLVASFSAGS
- a CDS encoding serine hydrolase, translating into MSPDQYYIFSKILGASLALMTVLDPSCVTASDADEYSAISQVTLDAFVGKTGIFGATAGVQFSDGSRWFGASGVTGPESASEGGRHLTVDDRFHIGSQTKTYTGAVILKYVDADILDLDQSIQTWLPDLTVMSKELREQVTIRDLISQRSGIAEYLNAQDPGTPGQTILDSWNAANGRYDLSPSQLVEAALTLGPTMTPGDVNTYQYSNTNFLLLGMIAERASCTTAAGCQSFKQIVQQEILIPLGLSETTYPTGITYDGVHTNATWNDYGALSDFTYPSPAIPNTAGAMISTVGDQLNWLIELTTNAEGTLSPATFAERLQWTTNLDSGNVAGAKAGYGMAIYGSTSPTTGQPTLGHGGEISGVQTLMFQFPESNLFIVGDVNTFLSIPNDRTLPASRITDLYYGLERSIMTLTAATVYGGSCVGGYDLTCSGTTVLPQGVTASGDVIIEASGNYWTNTSLNFSEPIPTLTAYGEDITALSVSNGTVTIKGNAIVESIGNGSTALHLSGTQNTVAISGQLNATGYGTTALDGSSISDDTVVIQPTGSVTGKIALTNGSDQIIANGTVTGDVLLGPNATLCGSGKILGLLTGGTVAPGNSIGLLTVSSYNGFDSTLQMEINGDAVASDLLKVVEQQSEGIPVVDTGTAYLGGAILELSGTRPAVDSRFLLLDADNSLSGSFSTILDKDQLLQATGRISGALLTGTKSVVASWSSPAPFDAAIDMQYLTSLDRADHNLQRMNHTNTGLIERKGITPFAMLLGNYANFSTEDSVSGYTIKSEGLMLGVDVPIGQDMFIGMNFSSIIGAAKVDVDGEEQESSVQSLGLYGALKAGSYTIGADFSIGYGDIDYSNKVTIGQDLATAKGTYDVLPLTLGLSMSRAFKGDAWTTDITGDLIYMSGKTKGFTETGIAENAAFTFEEYTCERLRAGVTATLSRNMPIAQWYPWMSLGVFQHFDLHSPGIQYHLENGAAARLDIRDVNGFEPRLAVGFRHQLQNKVNMNFSIDGSLRDDTVATRMMLWLSVPLGDE
- a CDS encoding alpha/beta fold hydrolase, with the protein product MYIPSSERVVEQHTIDLICLPYAGGNSCLLFRQWQRSAEKGLRIHPVALPGRDRYFHLAPLADMPSMLNWLDREVTPLLTGDFALFGHSMGAVVAYAYALNLQAANRTGPRHLFVSASTPPSTPRTHQLHKKTSEQMRQYLKEYDPKGYCFDEHPELWEVFEPVLRADFQLVETYVPPVGERTIDCPITALCGTRDTVVDATTMAGWRSHTSGAFAAISMEGGHLFLRDNPLAVFDCVSKRLPRTL